The Oncorhynchus masou masou isolate Uvic2021 chromosome 14, UVic_Omas_1.1, whole genome shotgun sequence region ggatggagagagagaaagaaggggaaagggagagagagtgggagagggtaagagagggagagagagagagagagagagagagagagagagagagagatgatgagagagagagagagagagagagagagagagagagagagagagagcgggagagggtaagagagggagagagagagagagagagagagatgaagagagggagagagagagagggagagagagagcgggagagggtaagagagagagagagagagagagagagagagatgaagagatacaGCACTTCAAATAATAATGGCATAAAACACAAATTACACTTCCTACTAGTAATACATAACTCCataaccacatacagtatcaataCAGTCTTGATGAACATCCATCCTCAGTACCCTACAGGGCCTTCTCAgtctctcctgtctccagtctTACTGTAGTTACTGTTGTGGGCCCAGTGGAGGGTGAGTGAGTGATGGTGACCCAGCCAGCTGTGGCCACCACTTGGCCCAGTCCTCCTCAGCTGTCggcctgctgctgctactgccatCTCCCAGGGTGCCTGTGGGCTCACCgtggctctcctctcccctaccgtGCATGGAGGGGATTGGAggctgtgtgatgtgtgatgtggcGCGTTAGGGTATAGGGGAAGgatgagaggggaagggagggaggcgggCAGCAGGTAGGCAGGGAAGGCATTTGGGCCGCCAGGAGCCCCGGGTCCCCGCGGAGGTGCAGGCGGCAGAGTTCAGCGCGCAGCCACCCAGCCCTGGCGACGGCGTCAGCATTTTGGGGAGAAGCTGGGGAAAGTGCTGAGGTGGCAGCAGCGCGGAGAGGCAAGGTGAAGTAGTGAAAAAGTGGTGGAAAAAATGTAACCAGCCTGATGAAAGTTTAAGTGTGCAAgttaaacaggagagagagaatatgaggagagggaggatgtgggagtgagagaggagggaggcataaggaagaaggaaggaaggatgggcACGGGTGACCTGAGGAGGTTGAAGTATTTCCTCTATGCTCTATAGACCTCAGCACCACATTCAGTCTCACCTGTGGGTTCCATCCTCAACACCTTAATGCTCATCAGTACCTCAACCCTTCAATTCTAGCTCTGTCATCAGTAACTCAACCCTTCAGTTTTAGCTCTGTCATCAGTACCTCAAGCCTTCAGTTCTAGCTCTGTCATCAGTACAGCAACCCTTCAGTTTTAGCTCTGTCATCAGTACCTCAAGCCTTCAGTTCTAACTCTGTCATCAGTACAGCAACCCTTCAGTTTTAGCTCTGTCATCAGTACCTCAAACCTTCAATTCTAGCTCTGTCATCAGTACCTCAACCCTTCAGTTCTAGCTCTGTCATCAGTACAGCAACCCTTCAGTTTTAGCTCTGTCATCAGTACCTCAAGCCTTCAGTTCTAACTCTGTCATCAGTACCTCAACCCTTCAGTTCTTGCTCTGTCATCAGTACCTCAACCCTTCAGTTCTTGCTCTGTCATCAGTACCTCAACCCTTCAGTGCTAGCTGTCATCAGTACCTCAACCTTCTGTTCTAACTCTGTCATCAGTACCTCAACCCTTCTGTTCTTGCTCTGTCATCAGTACCTCAACCCTTCTGTTCTAACTCTGTCATCAGTACCTCAACCCTTCAGTTCTAACTCTGTCATCAGTACCTCAACCCTTCAGTTCTAACTCTGTCATCAATACCTCAACCCTTCTGTTATAACCCTGTCATCAGTACCTCAACCCTTTAGTTCTAGCTGTCATCAGTACCTCAACCCTTCAGTTCTAACTCTGTCATCAGTACCTCAACCCTTCAGTTCTAACTCTGTCATCAGTACCTCAACCCTTCAGTTCTAACTCTGTCATCAATACCTCAACCCTTCTGTTATAACCCTGTCATCAGTACCTCAACCCTTCAGTTCTAGCGCTGTCATCAGTACCTCAACCCTTCAGTTCTAACTCTGTCATCAGTACCTCAACCCTTCAGTTCTAGCTCTGTCATCAGTACCTCAACCCTTCTGTTCTTGCTCTGTCTTCCGTACCTCAACTCTTCAGTTCTAACTCTGTCATCCGTACCAGTATCAGCCAAGGACGTGAGCTTGGTTTGAAGAGCTTCGCCACCCATTCCCCCACAGGctaggcccctggagctctggtGGAGTTAATGTCATTTGCACTACATGATATGGCGTAATGCAACGCTCCAatctggggagctgtgtgtgcTAActgagtgttgtgttgtgtgtagtcAGGTGGCGTGATTACATAAAGTTGGGTAACTGAGGCTCACTGAGGGGATACACTCACTGGCTGGTGTTGATCAAGACTTTCACAGCGCTGATGGAGTGTTGATTATGATGTGGCTCAGATAGGGAGCTGATGTTGGGAGTCTAATTtacattctctcttctctccctcatttttcattgttccccgcTCTTATtcttcctctcctatctctctctctatatttaccATTTTATTtatcctatctctctcttcttctctatccCTATGTAAccccctgcccccctcccccctctcttttattttcctcttctcctgtcctctatcTGTTCTCAGGTGCGGTGCGAGCTTCCAGCATCTTCCCCATCCTCAGTGTCATCCTGCTCTTCATGGGAGGCCTGTGTATAGCTGCCAGCGAGTTCTACAAGTCACGCCACAACATCATCCTCAGCGCAGGGATCTTCTTTGTGTCTGCAGGTGAGtctagagaggaagagagagaggaggagatagaggggacgaaagaggggaagagaaagaggaagagagagaggaagagagagtggaagaaagaGGGGGCGAAAGAGGGgaaaagaaagaggggaagagaaagaggaagagagagaggaagagagagtggaagaaagaGGGGAcgaaagaggggaagagaaagaggggaagagaaagaggaagagagagaggaagagagagtggaagaaagaGGGGGcgaaagaggggaaaagagagaggaagagagagagaggaagagatagaggaagagatagagaggagaagagaggggaagagagaggaggagagaggaggagagaggaattgagatgagaagagaggggaagagagaggagaagagagaggaagagagaggagaagagaggggaagagagaggagaagcgagaggaagagtgaagagaagagaggggaagagagagaggaagagagaggaagagggaggagaagagagaggaagagagtggagaagagaggggaaaagagaggggaagtGAGAGGAGAAGaacgaggaagagagaggaagagagaggagaagagaggggaggagagagaggaaggggtgtgTATCTAGggcaggtagaggaagagaggaaggaagacttggaaaaggaaagagagaaacagttACTATGGTGGAGAGGGATAGTAGGGGTTAAATTGGGGAGACTAGCTTTAAATGATTTGGTTTCATTGATACAAAGTGTACACAGATGCAAATGTTTTCAGTCACTACTTTTTAGTCACTAAAATGCAATGTTATTATGGTTCACTTACATAGAACAGTTGTGCAGATGAATGTAAGTCCAGCAAAGAAGAGACTGTTGACTAATCCAGCTAAGGTGCAGTGCAcaagcagtctctctctctctgctggtcatcCCCAGTACTGCAACTCCTCAGTCAGCTCTCAGCCTCCACTCAGCAGCAGCCACAAGTCACGCACTCCATTCTTCCCTCTTTATCCACTTATTTTCTCCTGATCTGGGTGCTGGGCTAGAAGCTTCCCATTGGGATTCAACTCTAAAAATATGGTGTCCCTGACATACTTTCCCAATGATCCATCATCCCAGCTCTACTAAgtcacacacttctctctctctatccgtgACGAAACTCTACAGTTAAAGTAGATATATATACACtaggtgtacaaaacattagacatcaacatcagaacagcctcaatttgatggggcatggactctacaagatgttGAAAGTGTCCTACAGGAATTCTGGCCCATGGTGACTCCAGTGAGTCCCACAGTTCTGTCATGTTGGCTGGTCCCTTGGGTGAAGGATCTTTCTTGATACACAGAGGAAACTGTTAAGTGTGATAAACCCAGCAGCGCTGTAGCTCTTgaaacactcaaaccggtgcgcctggcacctactactgtaccccattcaaaggcacttcaatattttgtcttgcccgttcaccctctgaatggcacacacacaatccatgtctaaactgtctcaaggattaaaaatacttctttaaactgactcctccccttcatctacactgattgaagtggatttaaaaagtgacatcaataagggatcatatctttcacctggattcacctggtcagtctatgttatagaatgagaaggtgttcctaatgttttgtgcactcagtgtatatgagtATATGACTATTATCCCTATCATAGGATGTGATCCCTATGTGAATCAGATGAATGATCATGTTATGTGCAACTGATCTGACTGAGGATCTCAGTCTTTGTTCTTAAACACTATAAGGGCAGAGGCTCTGGCTTGGGTCATATTTCTGGTTCGTATTCAGTCATATTTTTGACAGTGAgaaatacagtatgtatgtacatTATCCTTTGGTGAGTCTGTGGTACTTGTCTGAAAAGGTTTGTCTTGGTAATGGCGTATTCACTGTGGTGGATAGATGCACTCAGACTACTGCGTATGTGGTATGCCTAGAAAAGATATATGTCCTGTCTTAACCGATTGCATAATTTCTGCTCTCTCATCTCGCCCCTCCAACTCCCcaactctcccccctcctcctcctccctcaggcCTGAGCAACATCATCGGGATCATCGTGTACATATCAGCCAACGCAGGGGACCCCTCTAAGAGCGACTCGAAGAAGAACAGCTACTCCTACGGCTGGTCCTTCTACTTCGGAGCCCTGTCCTTCATAATGGCTGAGATGGTGGGCGTCCTGGCAGCCCACATGTTCATTGACCGCCATCGGCAGCTCCGGGCAGGGGCCAGGGCTGCCGACTACCTCCAGGCCTCGGCCATCACACGCATCCCATCCTACCGTTACCGCTACCGACGCCGCTCGCGCTCCTCCTCCCGGTCCACAGACCCCTCGCACTCCCGCGACACCTCGCCTGTGGGCCTCAAGGGCTTCAGCGCGCTACCCTCTACAGAGATCTCCATGTACACGCTGCCCCGGGACACCCTAAAGGCCGGGGGCACGCCGACCGCCACCTACAACTCGGAGAGGGACCATACCTTCCTGCAGGTCCACAACTGTATTCAGAAGGAAAAAGACTCGGCCAACACCAACACAGCCAACCGCCGCACCACACCAGTATGAGGGAGCCCTGAGAGCAGAGCCCGGGGGAGCGAAGGCAGGGAGGCCCCCACCCAGGTCTCTAATATACCATAGGCCAGGATGAGTTTCCATCTTTATAGAGATTGATGATTTTATTTCATTCAACTGCATGATTTTCCCATCTACCATTGTTGAGAGAGTCTAAAGGGGTTTGTTGGGTTCCTTTGGAGTAAATGGTTGTACTGGGAGAATGGGGCAGATTGTCCTTAGAGACTGAGTGATTTTTATGGGTGGGGATGGGTGATGAGGGTGGTGCACTGAAAGGGAGGGTTTTGATTGAAATTTGATTCATGATTCCTTTCGGTTTTGACAGTTTGGCTCCACAGTTTTGGTGGTGCAACATGCTGCTGTACTTTCCCATCATACCACCTGCCATATGCCTCTGATTTGTTGtcatatttattcatttatttattttctgtatAAAAACTGTGAATTTTTGCAGCTTGGGGTTCAGTAAGAATTAGCCCAGTCTGTAAACTCTAACAAAGGTACTATATGTGTATTACATTTATAAATAAATTATTAAGTTAATAATCAAGAGATACAGACTTtactgaagaagaaaaaaacaacaagtAAACTAAACTAAGTGCTGTTGGTAACACGAGAAAAGACTCTTGTAGGATCTGCTGGAAGGatgacagagccagagagaaggTGCTGTAGGTCACTACACTACGGAGCTGCTGAGACATGGCGGAGGACAGACGCACACAGTCAACAGTAGAAAAATAGAGATTATTTTAATAGAACCTTCTCGCCTTTTTCTGAGTCCCTGTTCGctttcttttttggggggggggtcattttgGGGGGGGTGTCATGGGAGTGTTGAACCCCTCAAGAgaaaccaccaacaacaacaatggGGTCAAAGTTCAAACCAAGAAAAAAAGACTCCCAACACGACTTCTCGAAGaaaaaggaaggaggagagggggaggaaaagaaGAGGACgccaaatacaaaaataaatacttGCGTAAAATGCAAGAAACAAGATAAATATGAAATAGTACAAGAGAAGCTAAGTGAATCAAATTTTCTGAAATGAAATGCATGCTATAAAATTACAGCAAATCTGCTCTGGAGAAACTTAAGTTTTAAAGGATAATGATAATTAGAAGGGGAGAAAGTGATGACGTTAATGTTGAAACTAGTAATGTTTCATGAGTATTTTCTCTCTTCTGTTTTTTATTTACTTCATTTTATCTTATGCTTTTGTGAAAGAAACCAAACAATCGACATTgaacaaaaacagattttttaaaaatggtttggtttatatatttatgtctatgtatgtattttatttttcaaattcACACAGCCTTAGTCATTTCTTTGTTTCTTTTGATTGTCAATGTATTGTTCAAATTGAAAATGAAATCTTTAAAGGTGCCAAAACCGAATGATCCTTTACTTGGATGCATCAAGTCCTGATGAATAAAATACCAATCCTAGGGAGAACAAATGAGCCTGTTTCACtgtgtctctaacctactgtatccttaCACTTAACACCCTTGTTCTATGTTTCTGATaccctctcacactgtctctctgtgtgtctctactctctaccatGTACTAACACTTGTGTTAACAAGCATGTTTCTGTCTTCAGGCTACAGAATGGGAGAAACCATGATTGTAAAGATAAAACAGCACATAAGACACATCACCGCGTGGTGCCTTTCTAGGACATGACATTCCTGGAAAAGGAACACAGGTTTGCAATAAAACCAGGACTCTGTAGGTGGAGCTATCCATGTAGAAATGATATACGACACCCTTCGACACGACCGCCCTAAAAGCATCACTTTTAGGACTGATGCACCCCTTTATCTCTGCAATgaggcgggtgtgtgtgtgtgtgtgtgtgtgtgtgtgtgtgtgtgtgtgtgtgtgtgtgtgtgtgtgtgtgtgtgtgtgtgtgtgtgtgtgtgtgtgtgtgtgtgtgtgtgtgtgtttatgcgaaCACACGTGAGTGTGTGAAGCAGACACGTAATAGCAGCCCTCTGAGTGGAACCAAAGGGTCTGAGGCTGTGGCAACACTGGCTGTGTTTGTGTATTTTTTGTtaagagggagcaatagagtggtctctctgtccagcatggctcatgaagagggagtaatatagtggtctctctgtccagtatggctcatgaagagggagtaatatagtggtctccctatccagcatggctcatgaagagggagtaatatagtattctctctgtccagcatggctcatgaagagggagtaatatagtggtctctctgtccagcatggctcatgaagagggagtaatatagtggtctctctatccagcatggctcatgaagagagagcaatagagtggtctctgtccagcatggctcatgaagagggaataatatagtggtctctctatccagcatggctcatgaagagggagtaatatagtggtctctctgtccagcatggctcatgaagagagagcaatagagtgGTCTCACTGTCCCGCATGGCTCATGAGGAGGGAGTACTATattggtctctctgtccagcatggctcatgaggAGGGAGTACTATattggtctctctgtccagcatggctcatgaagagggagtaatatagtggtctctctgtccagcatggctcatgaagagagagcaatagagtggtctctgtccagcatggctcatgaagagggaataatatagtggtctctctatccagcatggctcatgaagagggagtaatatagtggtctctctgtccagcatggctcatgaagagagagcaatagagtgGTCTCACTGTCCCGCATGGCTCATGAGGAGGGAGTACTATattggtctctctgtccagcatggctcatgaagagggagtaatatagtggtctctgtccagcatggctcatgaagagggagtaatatagtggtctctgtccagcatggctcatgaagagggagtaatatagtggtctctctgtctagcatggctcatgaagagggagtaatatagtggtctctctgtccagcatggctcatgaagagggagtaatatagtggtctctatccagcatggctcatgaagagggagtaatatagtggtctctatccagcatggctcatgaagagggagtaatatagtggtctctctgtccagcatggctcatgaagagagagcaatagagtggtctctctgtccagcatggctcatgaagagggagtaatatagtggtctctctatccaACATGGCTCATGAAttgggagtaatatagtggtctctgtccagcatggctcatgaagagagagcaatagagtggtctctgtccagcatggctcatgaagagggagtaatatagtggtctctctatccagcatggctcatgaagagggagtaatatagtggtctctctgtccagcatggctcatgaagagagagcaatagagtggtctctctgtcccgcatggctcatgaagagggagtaatatagtggtctctctgtccagcatggctcatgaagagggagtaatatagtggtctatctatccagcatggctcatgaattgggagtaatatagtggtctctctatccagaATGGCTCATGAAGAGGAAGTAAtttagtggtctctctatccagcatggctcatgaagaggtagaaatatagtggtctctctatccagcatgactcatgaagggGGAATAATATAGTGGTATCTGTCCAgaatggctcatgaagagggagtaatatagtggtctctatccagcatggctcatgaagagggagtaatatagtggtctctctatccagcatggctcatgaagagggagtaatatagtggtctctgtccagcatggctcatgaagagggagtaatatagtggtctctctgtccagcatggctaaagaagagggagtaatatagtggtctctgtccaacatggctcatgaagagggagtaatatagtggtctctctgtccagcatggctcatgaagaggaagtaatatagtggtctctatCCAGCATtgctcatgaagagggagaaatatagtggtctctctatccagcatgactcatgaagagggaatAATATAGTGGTATCTGTCCAGAATGGCTCAtgaagagagagcaatagagtgGTCTCACTGTCccgcatggctcatgaagagggagtactatattggtctctctgtccagcatggctcatgaagagggagtaatatagtggtctctctatccagcatggctcatgaagagggagtaatatagtggtctctctgtccagcatggctcatgaagagggagtaatatagtggtctctgtccagcatggctcatgaagagggagtaatatagtggtctctctgtccagcatggctcatgaagagggagtaatatagtggtctctatccagcatggctcatgaagagggagtaatatagtggtctctgtccagcatggctcatgaagagggagtaatatagtggtctctctatccagcatggctcatgaagagagagtaatatagtggtatctctgtccagcatggctcatgaagagggagtaatatagtggtctctctgtccagcatggctcatgaagagggagtaatatagtggtctctatccagcatggctcatgaagagggagtaatatagtggtctctatccagcatggctcatgaagagggagtaatatagtggtctctctgtccagcatggctcatgaagagagagcaatagagtggtctctctgtcctgcatggctcatgaagagggagtaatatagtggtctctctgtccagcatggctcatgaagagggagtaatatagtggtctctctatccaACATGGCTCATGAAttgggagtaatatagtggtctctgtccagcatggctcatgaagagagagcaatagagtggtctctgtccagcatggctcatggagagggagtaatatagtggtctctctatccagcatggctcatgaagagggagtaatatagtggtctctctgtccagcatggctcatgaagagagagcaatagagtggtctctctgtcccgcatggctcatgaagagggagtaatatagtggtctctctgtccagcatggctcatgaagagggagtaatatagtggtctctctatccagcatggctcatgaattgggagtaatatagtggtctctctatccagaATGGCTCATGAAGAGGAAGTAAtttagtggtctctctatccagcatggctcatgaagagggagtaatatagtggtctctctgtccagcatggctcatgaagagggagtaatatagtggtctctctgtccagcatggctcatgaggAGGTAgaaatatagtggtctctctatccagca contains the following coding sequences:
- the LOC135554395 gene encoding voltage-dependent calcium channel gamma-2 subunit, producing MECGNMGLFDRGVQMLLTTVGAFAAFSLMTIAVGTDYWLYSRGTCKSKSVSDNETSKKNEEVMTHSGLWRTCCLEGNFKGMCKQIDHFPEDTDYEADPSEYFLRAVRASSIFPILSVILLFMGGLCIAASEFYKSRHNIILSAGIFFVSAGLSNIIGIIVYISANAGDPSKSDSKKNSYSYGWSFYFGALSFIMAEMVGVLAAHMFIDRHRQLRAGARAADYLQASAITRIPSYRYRYRRRSRSSSRSTDPSHSRDTSPVGLKGFSALPSTEISMYTLPRDTLKAGGTPTATYNSERDHTFLQVHNCIQKEKDSANTNTANRRTTPV